DNA from bacterium:
TGACCGTATAGGTAAGAAGAAATGCACGACGGTAATTTCTGGTAAGATTACCATTTAGGTCTAAACGGAGTGAGTTTGGAATAACATCGAAAGATAATTTCGATTGAAAGTTAATTCCTCGATCACTGTTTACGCCATATCCGCTAGAAGTTTTTGGGCGTGCGCCTTTTTTATACTTAATGTTACCATTAGCATCGGTATCAAAAATGACGGTGTCAATATCAGCTTCATTTTCACCGCGTATCCCTTCATTTGAAAAACTATATTTCGGATATCCATACACACTGGGCTCAGCATCCGTTATATCTTTTCCTTCAGCTGAAACATAAAATTTGATCCTGTTGTTTCCAGGAATTAACTGCCCACCGAATCCACCGCTGTATACATCATATCCGTAATACTCATTTTTGTTGAGGGCAAACATGGCACGGTCATTGACATATTCAAGACTTCCAGAATAGCGTTGACCGCCAGCTTTAGTCGTCACTTGAATAATACCCGATTGATTACGTCCGTATTCGGCATCGAATCCACCTGTGATAACTTGTACTTCTTCAACAGAACCGTTTGGAATTGAAGCATTAGAAACCCCAGTTAACAAATTGTTTTGTTGAAAACCATCAATATATACACCTGTTTCACTGGGACGACCACCACGTACAAATACTCCGCCCGTTCCACCGTCAACATTACGGCCGCCATTAGTATAAGTATTTGTAACAATACCCACACCTAAATTTGCTGCCGATTGAAAGCCACGAATCGGTAGATTCTTGATTTCTTCAGACGAAGTTACCGTCATGGTCATCGTCTGATCTTTTTGGATCAAAGGACGCTCAGCAACAATGATAACTTCTTCGCCACCAAGCGATTCAGGCGATAATTCAAAATCCAAACGTGTCGTAAAATCGGGAAGTACACGAACGTTTTGTTTGGTTACTTTGGTATAACCAATCATGCTCGTACTGATAGAATAAACACCAGCGGGAACGTTAATGATACTAAATTCACCGCTTGCATTCGTTGCAGCACCCATCGTCGTGCCGTCAAGAATGATATTCACACCCGGGAGAGCATCGCCGGTTTCTTTGTCTTTCACGATACCGGTTATCTTACCGGTCGTTCCTGAAAACAAATTAGCCGGAAGAGACAGCAGTCCCAAAGCTACCAATAAGGTCAGCTTTTTAATAGTACTTCTGAACATAATGTTCCTCCTTCTGTTAAGAAAAGAAGCGTTAATTAGGTACGAAAACAAAATCGTAACAATTCTAACCATACACCTCCTTGGTAAGTTGAACGTTTTGATGTTTTAAGGGAGCAATAAACTTTCGTCGAAATACAGAACTTTAAAAAGATAAGATCGGAAAACAGATGTGTTATAAATTAGATGCACTAAGCACGTAGCAAGCTAACTAATTGAAATTCTTCTTACTATTACCTAAAAGGGTAAATATTTTCATAATTACCCATTGGGGTTATACTAAGATTTTTTGGTTAGTAAAAATTAAGGCTAGCTGTAAAGGCTTGTTGGATAAGGATTGACGAGGAGTTTAAATAAAAATAAAAAACTCCCGATGTTTTGCATCGGGAGTTAATAACCTAAACGGGTTATATGCTTGGTTTAAACTAATTTTTCCTTCAAAGCTTTTGCAACGGCTTCGGATTTTGAATGAACTTCAAGCTTTTTGTAAATACTCTTTAGATGTCTTCTGACAGTTTCTTCACTAATAAATAGAATATCTGCAATCATTTTGTAGCTTTTGCCAGTACACAATTGTTGTAAAACTTCAGTCTCACGCTGCGTCAGTAACGTATGTGTTTTTTTCTGAAAAGAGTGAACTACCATGCGTGCAATTTGTGTACTCATGGGTGCGCCGCCGTCTGCAACATCTTTGATCGCATCCAAAATTCGTGCGGTGGGAGTGTCTTTAACCAAATACCCGCAAGCACCTGCGCAGAGCGCATCGAAAACGTATTCATCATTTTCATGGACCGTTAATACAATAACATCCATGTCGGGAAGTTTTTCTTTAATTTTCTTAATACCTTCAATGCCCGACATATCCGGAAGCCCAATGTCCATTAACACAACATTCGGCGGATCTTTTATGACGCCGGCGATCCCTGTAGCGCAATCATTGTACGTATGCGTGCACTTGAACTGCAGTGTACTGTTAATCAACATAGCCAAGCTTTGGCATATGTCTTTGTCGTCTTCGACAATGGATACAGTTATCATATTTTTTTCCTGCTTGGTTTAGAAATCAATTGAACTCGGTGGGCAATGATCCGGAAAAAGTAACGATGGTGCCGTGTTCTCCGGATTGTATATCTAAAAAACCATTGATCTTTTGTGCACGATTGTGCATGCTCATCAACCCCTGACCAGCCGAACCATTGTGAGCATTAAAACCCGTACCGTCGTCTTTTAAAGATACAATAATCCCTGAATAATTCAACTTAAATTCCAATTGGACGTTGTGACACTGAGCATGCTTCAGAATGTTGGTCATGGCCTCCTTAAAGATCAGGGTCAAATGTCTCCGCCAGTCCATGGATAAACGCAAATGAGCCATATCCTGATTCAAGCCGTTCACGCGGAAAGCAACTCCCGTACGCTCAAACAGTTCGTCGCCAAAATCCTTGATTCGGACGGCAACATCGTACAAAGAATCTCTTTCCGGATTCAGCGTCCACAGAAAATCACGCATCCCGATCGACAACGTTTTGGACGTGTCTATGATCTTGTTCATCGATTCCACGCTCTCAGCCGTTGCTTCCTTCAATTCTTTTTTCATAACTTCCGTAAGCAGCGCGATTTTGGTTAATTTGTGCCCGAATTCATCGTGAAAATCATCGGCAGCTTTTTTCCGAATACGTTCGCTTTCCAGTACCCGTACGCGCTCCAATTCCAACATGTGCGCAATACGCTGGCGAACCCTGTATTCGTGAGAAACCACCAATAACAATACGATCAGACCAACGGCCAAGCCGTAAAACCACCACGTTCGCCAGAATGGCGGCGTAATCGTAATCGCGATCGAAGCTCCAACCTCATTCCATACTTGATCGTTATTAGAGCCTCGTACTCTGAATACATAATCGCCAGGACTTAAATTGGTATAACTCGCATAACGCCGTAAACCGCTATGGACCCAATCCTCATCGAATCCTTCTAATTTATAGACATATTGATTTTTAGCCGGTAAAGTATAATCCAAAGCCACGAATTCAAACGAAAAGAAATTGTCCTGATACGATAATTCGATCACATCCATATCTGAAACGGGTTTATTAAATTTAACACGTTTGTCAAATTTATTGAATGCCGTAATTACAATAGGCGGTACGTAAGGATTGTCTTTCATTTCATCGGGATAAAAACTGTTAAATCCATTAATGCCCCCAAAAAACATCTCGCTGGCTCGCGTTTTATACACTGCTCCCTGATTGAATTCATTACTCTGTAAACCGTCGGCAATATCGTAATTTTTGTGACTTTTGGTAATTGGATTAAATTTCGATAAGCCGTTATTAGTACTCAACCACAAATTGCCGTCGTTATCATCCAGAATCCCGTAAATGACATTATTAGGAATACCGTCCTCTTCCGTAAAGCGC
Protein-coding regions in this window:
- a CDS encoding response regulator transcription factor, producing MITVSIVEDDKDICQSLAMLINSTLQFKCTHTYNDCATGIAGVIKDPPNVVLMDIGLPDMSGIEGIKKIKEKLPDMDVIVLTVHENDEYVFDALCAGACGYLVKDTPTARILDAIKDVADGGAPMSTQIARMVVHSFQKKTHTLLTQRETEVLQQLCTGKSYKMIADILFISEETVRRHLKSIYKKLEVHSKSEAVAKALKEKLV